A DNA window from Labrus mixtus chromosome 4, fLabMix1.1, whole genome shotgun sequence contains the following coding sequences:
- the LOC132973363 gene encoding histone H2A-like: MSGRGKTGGKARAKAKSRSSRAGLQFPVGRVHRLLRKGNYAQRVGAGAPVYLAAVLEYLTAEILELAGNAARDNKKTRIIPRHLQLAVRNDEELNKLMTNVTIAQGGVLPNIQAVLLPKKAEKAAKAK; this comes from the coding sequence ATGTCTGGAAGAGGAAAGACCGGCGGGAAGGCCAGGGCAAAGGCAAAGAGCCGGTCATCTCGGGCCGGGCTTCAGTTCCCTGTCGGCCGGGTCCACAGGCTGCTGAGGAAGGGGAACTACGCTCAGCGTGTCGGCGCCGGAGCTCCCGTCTACCTGGCGGCGGTGCTTGAGTACCTGACGGCTGAGATCCTGGAGCTGGCTGGAAACGCAGCCCGTGATAACAAGAAGACCAGGATCATCCCCCGTCACCTGCAGCTGGCTGTTCGCAACGACGAGGAGCTCAACAAGCTCATGACTAACGTCACCATCGCTCAGGGCGGTGTGCTGCCCAACATCCAGGCTGTCCTGCTGCCGAAGAAGGCCGAGAAAGCTGCCAAGGCCAAATAA
- the LOC132973364 gene encoding histone H4: MSGRGKGGKGLGKGGAKRHRKVLRDNIQGITKPAIRRLARRGGVKRISGLIYEETRGVLKVFLENVIRDAVTYTEHAKRKTVTAMDVVYALKRQGRTLYGFGG, from the coding sequence ATGAGTGGTCGTGGAAAGGGAGGTAAAGGACTCGGTAAAGGAGGCGCTAAGCGTCACCGTAAAGTCCTCCGTGATAACATCCAGGGAATCACCAAGCCCGCCATTCGCCGCCTGGCTCGCCGTGGCGGTGTGAAGCGGATCTCCGGTCTGATCTATGAGGAGACCCGCGGTGTGTTGAAGGTGTTCCTGGAGAACGTGATCCGTGACGCCGTCACCTACACCGAGCACGCCAAGAGGAAGACCGTCACCGCCATGGATGTGGTGTACGCCCTGAAGAGACAGGGCCGCACCCTGTACGGCTTCGGAGGTTAA
- the LOC132973360 gene encoding anionic trypsin-2-like, with the protein MGGMTRLLLLLCAGVTASTAVDLQKRIVGGRPCPKKTRDYHVYVEGFNGSHYFMCGGSLISDRWILTAAHCLKRDVTAYVGPGLIKMDIIQHETFKENGNGNEHDLMLLKLRDSTQIQPVKFPTTAECAKRTKLQTVEIAGYASKFKGPNNERGDDRPQTLQCADIPVVSCETSRKCLQDSLHPDDLSRLYQRWFCGQSDTVDISLGDSGGGVVHGSKIYGVISFTMNGTHACVAPAAFMDVCQPRYKDWIRRMTGLRTI; encoded by the exons ATGGGTGGCATGACACGTCTTCTGCTTTTACTCTGTGCTG GTGTGACAGCGAGCACAGCTGTGGATCTACAGAAGAGAATTGTTGGAGGTAGACCATGTCCAAAAAAAACACGTGATTACCATGTTTATGTGGAAGGATTTAATGGGAGTCATTACTTCATGTGTGGTGGCTCTCTGATCAGTGACCGCTGGATTCTGACTGCAGCTCACTGCTTGaagag AGATGTAACTGCATATGTAGGTCCAGGTCTTATAAAAATGGATATCATACAACATGAGACCTTCAAAGAAAACGGAAATGGAAATGAACATGACCTCATGCTGCTGAAGCTACGTGACTCCACTCAAATTCAACCTGTAAAATTTCCAACCACTGCTGAATGTGCTAAACGTACCAAACT ACAAACAGTCGAGATTGCAGGTTATGCATCCAAGTTCAAGGGTCCAAATAATGAAAGag GAGATGACAGACCACAAACTCTGCAGTGTGCAGACATTCCCGTTGTCAGCTGTGAGACCTCTAGGAAGTGTTTGCAGGACAGTCTTCACCCAGATGACCTGTCCAGACTCTACCAACGCTGGTTCTGTGGACAATCTGATACAGTGGATATATCTCTA GGAGACTCTGGTGGAGGAGTGGTGCACGGTTCCAAGATTTACGGGGTCATTAGTTTCACGATGAATGGTACTCATGCTTGTGTTGCACCAGCTGCATTCATGGATGTCTGTCAACCGAGATACAAGGACTGGATCAGGAGGATGACGGGTTTGCGAACCATCTAA